The Vescimonas coprocola genome includes a window with the following:
- a CDS encoding Crp/Fnr family transcriptional regulator: MERTLTQLPFWSSLTEHEMETLRRSAFVRHYERGAFVRSSDNECLGMLFVLSGEIRTYLLSEEGREVTLFRLYPGELCVLSASCVISQITFDTQMTAGMDTEVLVIPANVIAALKGKNLYVRCFLYELATKRFSDVMWAMQQIMFKGLDRRLAEFLLAEAERTGSDTIRMTHERIAQHISSAREAVARMLKSFSEDGLVELRRGAITLRDTGGLNHLK, from the coding sequence ATGGAACGCACACTGACACAACTTCCGTTCTGGTCATCCTTGACCGAACATGAAATGGAAACGCTACGCCGAAGTGCCTTTGTCCGTCATTATGAAAGGGGTGCATTCGTACGCAGCAGCGACAACGAATGTCTTGGAATGCTGTTCGTCCTTTCCGGCGAGATTCGCACCTATCTTCTCTCCGAGGAGGGGCGGGAGGTAACGCTGTTCCGCCTGTATCCGGGCGAATTATGCGTGCTTTCTGCCTCCTGTGTAATCAGTCAGATCACCTTTGATACGCAAATGACCGCGGGAATGGATACGGAGGTTCTGGTTATCCCCGCAAATGTCATTGCTGCGCTCAAGGGGAAAAATCTATATGTCCGCTGCTTCCTCTATGAGTTGGCAACGAAGCGGTTCTCTGATGTGATGTGGGCGATGCAGCAGATCATGTTCAAGGGTTTGGATCGGCGGCTGGCAGAATTTCTTCTTGCCGAAGCGGAGCGTACCGGCTCCGATACCATACGCATGACCCATGAGCGGATCGCCCAGCACATCAGCTCGGCGCGGGAGGCGGTGGCACGGATGCTCAAAAGCTTCTCGGAGGACGGACTGGTGGAGCTAAGACGAGGCGCAATCACGCTGCGGGATACAGGCGGATTGAATCACTTAAAATGA
- a CDS encoding ferredoxin-thioredoxin reductase catalytic domain-containing protein has product MRYDKATIKKEVANMKIKLNPDQEIVNTIREGLKRTGGYCPCRRERTEATKCMCQEFKDQIADPGFEGFCHCMLYYKSLQD; this is encoded by the coding sequence ATGCGGTATGATAAAGCCACGATAAAGAAAGAGGTGGCGAACATGAAAATCAAGCTCAATCCCGATCAGGAGATTGTCAATACCATCCGGGAAGGACTCAAGCGCACCGGCGGATACTGTCCCTGCCGCAGAGAACGCACAGAGGCAACCAAATGTATGTGCCAGGAGTTTAAGGATCAAATTGCAGATCCGGGCTTTGAGGGATTCTGCCACTGTATGCTCTATTACAAATCCTTGCAGGATTAA
- a CDS encoding desulfoferrodoxin family protein, with protein MEQKFYICKHCGNIIAKVKDTGVPVICCGEPMSEIIPGTTDAAVEKHVPVWTVENGIVHVKVGSVEHPMLPEHYIEWVSLHTKQGNQRKELHPGEKPEVCFALCEGDEVEAVYAYCNLHSLWKA; from the coding sequence ATGGAGCAGAAGTTTTACATTTGCAAGCATTGCGGCAACATCATTGCCAAGGTCAAGGACACGGGCGTTCCCGTCATCTGTTGCGGTGAGCCGATGAGCGAGATCATCCCCGGCACCACCGACGCCGCCGTGGAGAAGCACGTCCCGGTCTGGACTGTGGAAAACGGCATCGTCCATGTCAAGGTCGGCTCCGTGGAGCATCCCATGCTGCCGGAGCACTACATCGAGTGGGTGTCCCTCCACACCAAGCAGGGCAACCAGCGTAAGGAACTGCATCCCGGCGAAAAGCCGGAGGTCTGCTTCGCTCTCTGCGAGGGCGACGAGGTCGAGGCGGTCTACGCCTACTGCAACCTCCACAGTCTGTGGAAAGCGTGA
- a CDS encoding rubredoxin, translating into MKYVCDVCGWEYDEEKGYPEGGIAPGTKWKDIPDDFECPLCSVGKDQFSAAE; encoded by the coding sequence ATGAAATATGTATGTGATGTGTGTGGTTGGGAATACGATGAAGAAAAGGGCTATCCGGAAGGCGGCATTGCACCGGGTACAAAATGGAAGGATATTCCGGATGATTTTGAATGCCCCTTATGTTCAGTTGGCAAAGATCAGTTTTCTGCGGCTGAGTAA
- a CDS encoding helix-turn-helix domain-containing protein codes for MRVKTFLIRYKQTQFVRDRITQLRLKKGVSEYQMSYDLGHSRSYVYNISSGKSLPPMAEFLQICNYFDITPSQFFDESEENPALLQTAIEELRKLNDDDLMLIIGNIRRLTRE; via the coding sequence ATGCGGGTTAAAACATTTTTGATACGCTATAAACAAACACAATTCGTGCGTGATCGAATTACTCAGCTGAGATTAAAAAAGGGTGTCTCTGAATATCAAATGAGTTATGATCTCGGGCATAGCAGAAGCTATGTTTATAACATATCCTCTGGCAAATCGTTGCCACCTATGGCAGAGTTTCTTCAAATCTGCAACTATTTTGATATTACACCAAGCCAATTCTTCGATGAATCCGAAGAAAATCCCGCACTCCTGCAAACGGCCATTGAAGAATTGCGAAAGCTGAATGACGATGACTTAATGCTCATCATCGGCAATATTCGTCGGCTGACCCGTGAGTGA
- a CDS encoding DUF134 domain-containing protein, with the protein MPRPPRCRRICGAPQVDTFCPNGCKDTEPILLTLDEYEVIRLVDLERQTHEQCAAQMDISRSTVQEIYESARRKIAACLVHGKPLHITGGNYRICGGQEATRCGRCGRMQRANTEKSNKKCKGDSIMKIAVTYENGQIFQHFGHTEQFKLYEAADGKVIHAEVVDTNGSGHGALAGFLMQHGVDTLICGGIGSGAQAALAEAGIKLYGGVSGDADAAVSALLSGNLGYDPNVHCDHHDHAHGEAGHTCGDHGCGKHSCH; encoded by the coding sequence ATGCCAAGACCGCCACGGTGCCGTCGGATTTGTGGAGCACCACAGGTCGATACATTCTGCCCCAACGGGTGCAAGGATACCGAGCCGATCCTGCTGACGCTGGACGAATACGAGGTCATTCGGTTGGTTGACCTGGAGCGGCAAACCCACGAGCAGTGTGCCGCGCAAATGGACATTTCACGCTCTACCGTGCAGGAGATTTACGAAAGCGCACGGCGCAAGATCGCAGCGTGCCTTGTCCACGGGAAACCGCTGCACATCACCGGGGGAAACTACCGCATCTGCGGAGGGCAGGAGGCGACCCGCTGCGGCCGCTGCGGCCGGATGCAGAGAGCCAACACAGAAAAATCCAACAAAAAATGCAAAGGAGATTCCATTATGAAAATTGCAGTCACCTATGAAAACGGTCAAATTTTTCAGCATTTCGGCCACACCGAACAGTTCAAGCTTTATGAAGCAGCGGACGGCAAAGTCATCCATGCGGAAGTTGTTGATACCAACGGCAGCGGTCACGGCGCACTGGCAGGTTTCCTGATGCAGCACGGTGTGGACACTTTGATTTGCGGAGGCATCGGCAGCGGTGCGCAGGCGGCTCTGGCCGAAGCGGGCATCAAGCTCTACGGCGGTGTCAGCGGGGACGCTGACGCAGCGGTGAGCGCATTGCTCAGCGGAAATCTGGGCTACGATCCCAATGTTCACTGTGACCACCATGACCATGCGCACGGCGAAGCTGGTCACACCTGCGGTGACCACGGCTGCGGCAAGCATAGCTGCCACTGA
- a CDS encoding helix-turn-helix domain-containing protein gives MFNAQNRIRQLMVERGWTIYRLAQESGLSQTTISNIFKRNNQPSLPTVNAICDACGITLAQFFTENDTANSPNTKSELDDSVAALKEDQREALAAFIKTIV, from the coding sequence ATGTTCAATGCACAAAACCGAATCCGGCAGCTGATGGTCGAGCGTGGATGGACTATTTATCGATTAGCGCAGGAATCCGGCCTGTCGCAGACAACGATCAGCAATATCTTCAAAAGAAATAATCAACCATCCCTGCCAACGGTAAATGCGATTTGTGACGCTTGCGGGATTACACTGGCGCAGTTCTTTACGGAGAACGATACGGCAAATTCACCTAACACCAAGAGTGAATTAGATGATAGTGTTGCGGCTCTCAAGGAGGATCAGCGCGAGGCGCTTGCTGCATTCATCAAGACAATCGTATAG
- a CDS encoding DUF6219 family protein, which yields MKAHKYWSIGAVITMFGTFCTGYKGSKTTHKYLALSSLICMVMAVYTGHKMISGNKKTKRVKQAEAVDIL from the coding sequence ATGAAAGCACATAAATATTGGTCAATCGGAGCGGTAATTACCATGTTTGGAACTTTTTGCACTGGATATAAAGGCTCAAAAACAACGCATAAGTACCTTGCGCTTAGTTCCTTGATCTGCATGGTTATGGCAGTATATACGGGTCATAAAATGATTTCAGGGAATAAGAAAACAAAGAGAGTAAAACAAGCGGAAGCTGTGGATATTCTTTGA
- a CDS encoding DUF4368 domain-containing protein: MIGHSQQAEQTDRKLKEKELKTLLARDEELDGLFERIYEDNVSGKLSDDRFAKMSRRYEDEQKELSEKIKKLRSEIEKQSSRSKTTDMFIGLVRKYTRARKLTPRMLNELIEKIEVFNAEKIDGVWEQRLRIHYNCVGTIEIPTVLPLPIPEVSVNTRKGVVVNYAPCELAV; encoded by the coding sequence GTGATCGGTCATTCCCAGCAGGCGGAACAGACAGACCGCAAGCTGAAGGAAAAGGAACTGAAAACGCTCCTTGCCCGTGATGAAGAATTGGACGGCCTCTTTGAACGTATCTATGAGGATAATGTTTCCGGCAAACTCTCTGATGACCGCTTCGCAAAAATGTCCCGGCGGTATGAGGACGAGCAAAAGGAACTGTCGGAGAAAATAAAAAAGCTCCGCTCCGAAATAGAGAAGCAGAGCAGCCGTTCCAAGACAACGGATATGTTTATCGGTCTTGTCCGCAAGTACACCAGAGCGAGAAAACTGACGCCCAGGATGCTGAACGAACTGATTGAGAAGATCGAAGTGTTCAATGCTGAGAAGATCGACGGCGTATGGGAGCAGCGGCTTCGCATCCACTATAACTGCGTCGGAACGATTGAGATTCCAACGGTGCTGCCCCTGCCGATCCCGGAAGTGTCCGTAAATACAAGAAAAGGCGTAGTCGTCAACTACGCCCCCTGTGAACTCGCTGTATAA